Proteins from one Setaria italica strain Yugu1 chromosome V, Setaria_italica_v2.0, whole genome shotgun sequence genomic window:
- the LOC101776237 gene encoding cationic peroxidase SPC4: MAGSTAGPAALLPLVAVIALLMTAPAAAARYPPLAPGLSFDFYKKSCPKAESIVRDYLTSAIRSNVGLAAALIRLHFHDCFVQGCDASILLDSTPTQKSERDAFPNQTLRPAAFKAVNDIRDRLEKACGRVVSCADIVTLAARDSVVLGGGPAYKVPLGRRDGLAPASEDAILGALPPPTSKVPTLVSFLAKINLDVTDLVALSGGHTVGIAHCGSFEKRLFPTQDPTLNQWFAGQLRLTCPVEGATNTTVNDIRTPNTFDNKYYVDLLNREGLFTSDQDLLSNTTTRPIVTKFAVDQDAFFEQFVYSYVKMGQINVLTGSSQGQIRANCSVRNAAAGNDDLLPWSVVETAAETLVL, translated from the coding sequence ATGGCGGGGAGCACGGCAGGCCCTGCTGCTCTGCTGCCACTTGTGGCCGTGATCGCTTTGCTGATgactgctccggcggcggcggctaggtacccgccgctggcgccgggGCTGTCGTTCGACTTCTACAAGAAGAGCTGCCCCAAGGCGGAGTCCATCGTCAGGGACTACCTCACCTCCGCCATCAGGAGCAACgtgggcctcgccgccgcgctcatcCGGCTccacttccacgactgcttcgtccaGGGCTGCGACGCCTCCATCCTGCTCGACTCCACGCCCACCCAGAAGAGCGAGCGGGACGCGTTCCCCAACCAGACGCTCCGCCCGGCGGCGTTCAAGGCCGTCAACGACATCCGCGACCGCCTCGAGAAGGCCTGCGGCCgcgtcgtctcctgcgccgacatcgtcaccctcgccgcccgcgactCCGTGGTCCTGGGTGGCGGCCCGGCGTACAAGGTGCCCCTGGGCCGGCGCGACGGCCTGGCACCGGCGTCGGAGGACGCCATCCTCGGCGCGCTACCGCCGCCGACGTCCAAGGTGCCGACGCTGGTGTCGTTCCTGGCCAAGATCAACCTGGACGTGACCGACCTCGTGGCGCTCTCCGGCGGGCACACCGTCGGCATCGCCCACTGCGGGTCCTTCGAGAAGCGGCTGTTCCCGACGCAGGACCCCACCCTCAACCAGTGGTTCGCCGGCCAGCTGCGGCTCACCTGCCCCGTCGAGGGCGCCACCAACACCACCGTCAACGACATCCGGACCCCCAACACCTTTGACAACAAGTACTACGTGGACCTGCTGAACAGGGAGGGGCTCTTCACCTCCGACCAGGACCTgctcagcaacaccaccaccaggCCCATCGTCACCAAGTTCGCCGTCGACCAGGACGCCTTCTTCGAGCAGTTCGTCTACTCCTACGTCAAGATGGGGCAGATCAACGTGCTCACGGGGTCCTCGCAGGGACAGATCCGCGCCAACTGCTCCGtgcgcaacgccgccgccggcaacgaCGACCTGCTGCCGTGGTCCGTCGTCGAGACCGCTGCCGAGACCCTCGTGCTCTAG